From the genome of Ornithobacterium rhinotracheale, one region includes:
- the secY gene encoding preprotein translocase subunit SecY has protein sequence MKGFIQTIKNIWSIEELRNKLIVTLSLLLVYRFGSYIPLPGIDLSNIDTDVLNARGSEENGLLSLLNAFTGGGFSRASILALGVMPYISASIVVQLMGMAVPYLQKLQKEGESGRKKITQITRWLTIAICLVQAPAYLTSVTNFFLPYGDPAIAPAYVVSPTSFWFWLPSIIILITGTMFIMWLGEKITDKGIGNGISLIIMVGIMANLPSAFFAELSQQSGIFMLFSILGFLAVTMYCVLLVKGVRQVPVQYVGRAQGGRSNYMKTFTNTVRQYIPLKVNAAGVMPIIFAQAIMFLPGLLAGAIYKEGNIPSFFQSMSDPFSFWYCVVFGILIVLFTFFYTAVTIPVNQMAEDLRRNEGIIPRVKPGKDTADFLDDILSKITLPGSILLAIAAIFPAIVHQLGVSTAFSYFFGGTSLIIMVGVILDTAQQINTYLLNHHYDGMMQTDRVSRKS, from the coding sequence ATGAAAGGTTTCATACAGACCATTAAGAACATTTGGAGTATTGAAGAACTAAGAAATAAGCTTATTGTTACATTAAGCTTATTACTTGTATATAGATTTGGTTCATATATTCCTTTGCCTGGTATAGATTTAAGTAATATTGATACCGATGTCTTAAATGCAAGAGGTTCAGAAGAAAATGGACTTTTAAGTTTATTAAATGCATTTACAGGAGGCGGTTTTAGCCGTGCATCGATTTTAGCATTAGGGGTAATGCCATACATCTCAGCGAGTATTGTTGTCCAGTTAATGGGTATGGCAGTTCCTTATTTACAAAAGTTGCAGAAAGAGGGGGAAAGTGGTCGTAAGAAGATTACACAAATTACGCGTTGGCTTACCATCGCGATTTGTTTAGTTCAAGCGCCTGCATACCTAACTTCTGTGACTAATTTCTTTTTACCTTATGGAGACCCAGCTATTGCGCCTGCATATGTTGTATCCCCAACTAGTTTTTGGTTTTGGTTGCCATCAATCATTATTTTGATTACTGGAACTATGTTTATTATGTGGTTAGGTGAAAAAATCACGGACAAAGGTATTGGAAATGGTATCTCTCTCATTATTATGGTGGGGATTATGGCTAACTTGCCATCTGCTTTCTTTGCAGAATTGTCTCAACAATCAGGAATCTTTATGTTGTTCTCAATTTTAGGATTTTTGGCTGTAACTATGTACTGTGTATTGCTGGTAAAAGGTGTTCGTCAAGTGCCAGTACAGTATGTGGGAAGAGCACAGGGGGGTAGAAGTAATTATATGAAAACTTTTACCAATACTGTGAGACAATATATTCCATTAAAAGTAAATGCTGCAGGAGTGATGCCGATTATCTTTGCACAAGCAATTATGTTTTTGCCTGGCTTATTGGCAGGAGCTATTTACAAAGAAGGAAATATTCCTAGTTTTTTTCAAAGTATGTCAGACCCATTTAGCTTTTGGTATTGTGTAGTCTTTGGTATACTAATTGTTTTGTTCACATTCTTTTATACAGCGGTGACTATTCCAGTAAATCAAATGGCTGAGGATTTGAGAAGAAATGAGGGAATTATTCCAAGAGTAAAACCAGGTAAAGATACTGCTGATTTCTTAGACGATATTTTGTCTAAAATCACTTTGCCAGGCTCTATATTATTAGCTATTGCGGCTATATTTCCAGCAATAGTTCATCAGTTGGGCGTTAGCACGGCATTTTCTTATTTCTTTGGAGGTACTTCGCTAATCATTATGGTTGGAGTTATTCTAGATACTGCTCAGCAGATTAATACATATCTATTAAATCATCACTATGATGGTATGATGCAAACAGATAGAGTTTCAAGAAAATCATAA
- the rplO gene encoding 50S ribosomal protein L15 codes for MKLNNLKPAAGSTKNKYRKGRGEGSGNGLTAGRGHKGAKSRSGYSRKVGFEGGQMPLQRRVPKFGFTNINRVSYRGINLDSIQLLIDENNLSDTINKDTFVAFGLASKKDLIKILGRGELKTAVKIEANKFTASAKEAIEKAGGAAVEVK; via the coding sequence ATGAAATTAAATAACTTAAAACCAGCGGCAGGCTCAACCAAAAATAAATACAGAAAAGGTAGAGGTGAAGGGTCTGGAAATGGATTGACTGCAGGTAGAGGACATAAGGGTGCTAAATCTCGTTCAGGATACTCAAGAAAGGTAGGTTTTGAAGGAGGTCAAATGCCTTTGCAAAGGAGAGTTCCTAAATTTGGATTTACAAATATTAACCGAGTGTCTTACCGTGGTATCAATTTAGACAGCATTCAGTTGTTAATTGATGAAAATAATTTGTCAGATACAATAAATAAAGATACCTTTGTAGCCTTTGGCTTAGCTTCGAAAAAAGATTTGATTAAAATCTTGGGAAGAGGTGAGTTGAAAACTGCTGTGAAAATTGAAGCTAATAAATTTACAGCATCTGCAAAAGAGGCTATTGAAAAAGCTGGGGGAGCAGCAGTAGAAGTTAAATAA
- the rpmD gene encoding 50S ribosomal protein L30: MAKIKVTQVKSAINRSKRQKATLLALGLKKLQQTVEHDDNPVIRGMIRKVEHMVSVEKA, encoded by the coding sequence ATGGCTAAAATAAAAGTAACTCAGGTAAAAAGCGCTATCAACAGGTCTAAAAGACAAAAAGCTACACTTTTAGCTTTAGGGCTTAAGAAATTGCAGCAAACTGTTGAGCACGATGATAACCCCGTAATTCGTGGGATGATTAGAAAAGTTGAACACATGGTGAGCGTTGAAAAGGCGTAA
- the rpsE gene encoding 30S ribosomal protein S5, which translates to MLGFKNVEKVKPGGLELKDRLVGIQRVTKVTKGGRAFGFSAIVVVGDENGVVGYGLGKSKDVASAIQKAVEDAKKNLVRIPLDGHTIPHEQETRYGGAQIFIRPASNGTGLIAGGAVRAVLESVGIHDVLSKSKGSSNPHNVVKATMKALLSLRSANEISRLRGIPVSKVYNG; encoded by the coding sequence ATGTTAGGTTTTAAAAATGTTGAAAAAGTTAAACCGGGAGGTTTAGAATTAAAAGATAGATTAGTAGGCATTCAGCGTGTTACAAAAGTAACAAAAGGTGGGCGTGCCTTTGGATTCTCTGCCATTGTAGTAGTGGGAGATGAAAATGGAGTAGTGGGCTACGGTTTAGGTAAATCTAAAGATGTAGCAAGCGCTATCCAAAAAGCTGTTGAAGATGCTAAGAAAAATTTAGTGAGAATACCACTAGATGGTCATACAATTCCTCACGAACAAGAAACAAGATACGGTGGAGCTCAAATCTTTATTAGACCTGCCTCAAATGGTACCGGGCTTATTGCTGGTGGTGCTGTGCGTGCCGTGCTTGAGTCTGTAGGAATTCACGATGTGCTTTCTAAATCAAAAGGCTCTTCCAACCCGCACAATGTTGTGAAGGCTACAATGAAAGCTTTATTGAGTTTAAGGAGCGCCAATGAGATTTCTAGATTAAGAGGTATTCCTGTAAGTAAAGTTTATAACGGTTAA
- the rplR gene encoding 50S ribosomal protein L18: MALNKTQKRLKIKRRVRKNIFGTAEKPRLSVYRSNKEIYAQIIDDTKGVTLVSSSSRDKSVASEGTKTEVSALVGKRVAELALAAGISTVVFDRNGFLYHGRIKALADGAREGGLNF; encoded by the coding sequence ATGGCACTTAATAAGACTCAAAAAAGATTAAAAATAAAAAGAAGAGTACGCAAAAATATTTTTGGTACTGCTGAGAAACCTAGATTGTCGGTTTATAGATCTAATAAAGAAATTTATGCTCAGATTATAGACGATACAAAAGGTGTTACTTTAGTATCTAGTTCTTCTAGAGATAAATCAGTAGCTAGTGAGGGAACAAAAACAGAAGTTTCTGCATTAGTGGGCAAACGCGTAGCTGAACTTGCTCTAGCCGCAGGGATTAGCACAGTAGTTTTTGACCGTAATGGATTTTTATATCATGGTAGAATCAAAGCTTTGGCAGACGGAGCTAGAGAAGGAGGTTTAAATTTCTAA
- the rplF gene encoding 50S ribosomal protein L6, which produces MSRIGFASIDVPSGITVSFVNNVVTVKGKSAELAQELKEGFNVKIEEGVLTVERPSDSKEDKSLHGLYRALINNMVEGLDKGFTKELELVGVGYRASNQGQKLDLSLGFSHNIIIELPDEVKVETVTEKGKNPIIKLSSYDKQLLGMVAAKIRGFRKPEPYKGKGVKFVGEEIRRKAGKSA; this is translated from the coding sequence ATGTCACGAATAGGTTTTGCTAGTATAGATGTACCGAGCGGTATTACAGTTAGTTTTGTAAACAATGTAGTCACCGTTAAAGGAAAATCAGCCGAGTTAGCACAAGAATTAAAAGAAGGCTTCAATGTAAAGATTGAAGAAGGAGTTTTAACAGTAGAAAGACCTTCGGATTCAAAAGAAGATAAATCCCTTCATGGATTGTACAGAGCTTTAATCAATAATATGGTTGAAGGTTTAGATAAAGGTTTTACCAAAGAATTAGAACTAGTGGGTGTGGGATACAGAGCATCTAACCAAGGACAAAAACTTGATTTGTCGCTAGGGTTCTCTCACAACATTATCATTGAGCTTCCAGACGAAGTAAAGGTGGAGACAGTTACAGAAAAAGGTAAAAACCCGATTATAAAGCTTTCATCTTATGATAAACAACTTTTAGGAATGGTTGCTGCTAAAATTAGAGGTTTTAGAAAACCAGAACCATACAAAGGAAAAGGTGTTAAATTCGTAGGAGAAGAAATCCGTAGAAAAGCAGGTAAATCTGCATAA
- the rpsH gene encoding 30S ribosomal protein S8 has protein sequence MMTDPISDFLTRIRNAMMAGHKLVEVPASNMRKDITKILFDQGYILNYKFVDEGYQGTIKIALKYDKKTNVPAIRKIVRVSKPGLRKYSSSKELPRVLNGLGIAIVSTSHGVMTDKQARQENVGGEVLCYVY, from the coding sequence ATAATGACAGACCCAATATCAGATTTTTTAACGCGTATTAGAAACGCGATGATGGCTGGACACAAATTGGTAGAAGTACCTGCTTCTAATATGAGAAAGGATATTACTAAAATCTTATTTGATCAAGGTTATATCTTAAACTATAAATTTGTAGATGAAGGCTACCAAGGAACTATAAAAATAGCTCTTAAATATGATAAGAAGACTAATGTTCCTGCAATTAGAAAGATTGTAAGAGTGTCTAAACCAGGTTTGAGAAAATACTCCTCATCTAAAGAATTGCCAAGAGTATTAAATGGATTAGGTATTGCAATAGTATCTACATCTCACGGAGTAATGACAGATAAGCAAGCCCGACAAGAAAATGTAGGAGGTGAGGTTTTATGTTATGTATATTAA
- the rpsN gene encoding 30S ribosomal protein S14 produces the protein MAKESMKARERKRERLVEKYAEKRKALKEAGDYEALQKLPKNASPVRLHNRCKLTGRPKGYMRQFGLSRVQFRELANKGLIPGVKKASW, from the coding sequence ATGGCTAAAGAAAGTATGAAAGCGCGCGAGCGCAAAAGAGAAAGACTGGTAGAGAAATATGCTGAGAAGAGAAAAGCCTTGAAAGAGGCTGGAGATTATGAAGCATTACAAAAATTACCTAAAAATGCATCACCAGTGAGATTGCACAATAGATGTAAACTTACAGGTAGACCAAAAGGGTATATGCGTCAGTTTGGATTATCTCGTGTTCAGTTCCGAGAATTAGCCAATAAAGGATTAATCCCAGGAGTTAAAAAAGCGAGTTGGTAA
- the rplE gene encoding 50S ribosomal protein L5: MSTEKYIPRPAKLYKDKIVAAMKEEFGYSSVMQVPRLVKIVVSQGLGDAVSDKKVIEYSIEEISNITGQKAVATLSKKDVASFKLRRDMPIGVKVTLRDEKMYEFLDRLITTALPRVRDFNGINPNGFDGRGNYNLGITEQIIFPEINIDKVKKIQGMDITFVTTANTDKEAKALLEKFGLPFKKNN; this comes from the coding sequence ATGAGTACAGAAAAATACATACCACGTCCTGCTAAATTATATAAGGATAAGATTGTAGCGGCTATGAAAGAAGAGTTTGGTTACTCTTCTGTAATGCAAGTTCCAAGATTGGTGAAAATCGTAGTGAGCCAAGGCTTAGGAGATGCTGTTTCTGACAAAAAGGTGATAGAATACTCTATCGAAGAGATTTCTAATATCACTGGGCAAAAAGCAGTGGCAACTTTGTCTAAAAAGGATGTCGCTTCTTTTAAATTAAGAAGAGATATGCCAATTGGGGTGAAAGTTACCCTTAGAGATGAAAAAATGTACGAATTCTTAGATAGATTAATCACTACCGCTCTACCACGAGTGAGAGATTTCAATGGAATTAATCCAAATGGATTTGATGGTCGTGGTAATTATAACTTAGGTATTACCGAGCAAATTATTTTCCCTGAAATCAATATAGATAAGGTGAAAAAGATTCAAGGTATGGACATTACATTTGTAACGACTGCTAATACAGACAAAGAGGCAAAGGCTTTGTTAGAGAAATTCGGATTACCTTTTAAAAAGAATAATTAA
- the rplX gene encoding 50S ribosomal protein L24 has protein sequence MAQVKLKIKKGDQVVVLSGSDKGKKGEVLQVKPKDNKAIVQGVNVIKKHTKPSAQNPQGGILEIEAPIQISNLAIVDPETGKPTRVGFRVEGDKKVRFAKKSGKTL, from the coding sequence ATGGCACAGGTAAAGTTGAAAATAAAAAAAGGAGACCAGGTTGTAGTTTTATCGGGAAGCGATAAGGGCAAAAAAGGTGAAGTGTTACAAGTGAAACCTAAGGATAATAAAGCTATTGTACAAGGTGTAAATGTAATCAAGAAACACACTAAGCCCTCAGCACAAAACCCACAAGGTGGAATTTTAGAAATCGAGGCTCCGATTCAAATTTCTAATTTAGCAATCGTAGACCCAGAAACAGGAAAGCCTACAAGAGTAGGATTCCGTGTAGAGGGAGATAAGAAAGTGCGATTTGCTAAGAAATCAGGAAAAACATTATAA
- the rplN gene encoding 50S ribosomal protein L14 has translation MVQQESRLKVADNTGAREALVIRVLGGTGKRYASIGDKIVISIKDATPAGNVKKGQVSKAVVVRTKKEVRRKDGSYIRFDDNACVLLDNNGEMRGTRVFGPVARELRDKQYMKIISLAPEVL, from the coding sequence ATGGTACAACAAGAATCTAGATTAAAAGTAGCTGATAATACTGGAGCAAGAGAGGCTTTAGTGATTAGAGTTTTAGGCGGTACAGGCAAGCGCTACGCTTCTATCGGAGATAAAATCGTGATTTCGATTAAAGATGCTACTCCAGCTGGAAACGTGAAAAAAGGACAAGTGTCCAAAGCGGTTGTCGTGCGTACAAAGAAAGAAGTAAGACGCAAAGATGGTTCTTATATCCGTTTTGATGATAACGCTTGCGTTTTATTAGATAACAACGGAGAGATGAGAGGTACCCGTGTATTCGGACCCGTAGCTCGTGAATTGCGTGATAAACAATATATGAAAATTATATCTCTGGCTCCAGAGGTATTATAA
- the rpsQ gene encoding 30S ribosomal protein S17, protein MERNLRKERVGLVKSNKMDKTIVVAETKRQKHPMYGKFVLKTKTYKAHDEKNECNEGDVVRIMETRPLSKDKRWRVVEIIERAK, encoded by the coding sequence ATGGAAAGAAATTTAAGAAAAGAACGTGTAGGTTTGGTAAAAAGCAATAAGATGGATAAAACCATCGTAGTTGCTGAGACTAAGAGACAAAAACACCCTATGTATGGTAAATTCGTTCTTAAAACAAAAACATACAAGGCTCACGATGAAAAGAATGAGTGCAATGAGGGTGATGTAGTAAGAATTATGGAGACTCGTCCGTTGAGTAAAGATAAGAGATGGAGAGTTGTAGAAATTATAGAAAGAGCTAAGTAA
- the rpmC gene encoding 50S ribosomal protein L29, translating to MKASDIKELTVEELRDKIAEEKANYDLLKINHGMSPIENPIQLRNLRKTIARLNTELTKKLNESQAK from the coding sequence ATGAAAGCATCAGATATTAAGGAATTAACAGTAGAAGAATTAAGAGACAAAATCGCAGAAGAGAAGGCGAATTATGATTTGTTGAAAATTAATCATGGAATGTCTCCTATTGAAAACCCAATCCAATTGCGTAACTTACGCAAAACGATTGCGAGATTGAATACGGAATTGACTAAGAAACTAAATGAATCACAAGCAAAATAA
- the rplP gene encoding 50S ribosomal protein L16 translates to MLQPKRTKFRKQQKNVGKGNDYRGTQLAFGTFGIKALEDKWITARQIEAARIAATRYMKREGNLWIKIFPDKPITKKPQEVRMGKGKGAPEYWAAPVRPGRILFEVGGIPKATAEEALRLAAQKLPVKTKFVVARDYRED, encoded by the coding sequence ATGTTACAACCAAAAAGAACTAAATTCAGAAAACAGCAGAAAAATGTAGGGAAAGGGAATGATTACAGAGGTACTCAATTAGCATTTGGCACTTTTGGAATTAAAGCCCTTGAAGACAAATGGATAACTGCAAGACAAATTGAAGCAGCTCGTATCGCTGCTACTAGATATATGAAACGTGAAGGGAATCTTTGGATTAAAATATTCCCAGATAAGCCAATTACCAAGAAACCTCAAGAGGTGCGTATGGGTAAAGGTAAAGGTGCTCCAGAATACTGGGCAGCACCAGTACGCCCAGGTCGTATTTTGTTCGAAGTTGGTGGAATTCCGAAAGCGACTGCTGAAGAAGCATTGCGCTTGGCAGCACAAAAGCTTCCTGTTAAAACTAAATTTGTTGTTGCAAGAGATTATAGAGAAGATTAA
- the rpsC gene encoding 30S ribosomal protein S3, whose protein sequence is MGQKTNPIGNRLGIIRGWDSNWYGGRNYGDKIAEDAKIRKYLNVRLAKANLSSIYIERTLKLITVTLTTARPGIIIGKGGTEVDKLKEELKKLTGKEVQINIFEIKRPELDATLVAESIARQIENRISYRRAVKMAIASAMRMNAEGIKVQISGRLNGAEMARSETYKDGRIPLSTFRADIDYHVSEAHTTYGRLGIKVWIMKGEVYGKRELSPLTGLKKNKKTGGKRRERTKRSGGRKRS, encoded by the coding sequence ATGGGTCAAAAAACAAATCCGATAGGAAATAGATTAGGTATCATCAGAGGTTGGGATTCTAACTGGTATGGTGGTAGAAACTATGGAGATAAAATTGCCGAAGATGCTAAAATTAGAAAATACTTAAATGTTCGTTTAGCCAAAGCAAATTTATCTAGCATCTATATTGAAAGAACATTAAAATTAATTACTGTAACTTTAACTACTGCCCGCCCAGGTATCATTATTGGTAAAGGAGGAACTGAGGTAGATAAGTTAAAAGAAGAGTTGAAGAAACTTACAGGAAAGGAAGTTCAAATCAATATTTTTGAAATAAAAAGACCTGAATTAGACGCTACATTAGTTGCAGAAAGCATCGCAAGACAAATAGAAAATCGTATATCTTACAGAAGAGCGGTTAAGATGGCGATTGCCTCAGCAATGAGAATGAATGCAGAGGGAATTAAAGTTCAAATCTCTGGTCGTTTAAATGGTGCTGAGATGGCTCGTTCAGAGACTTATAAAGATGGTAGAATTCCATTGTCTACATTTAGAGCTGATATTGATTATCATGTTTCTGAAGCACACACTACTTATGGTAGATTAGGTATCAAAGTGTGGATAATGAAAGGTGAAGTGTATGGTAAGAGAGAATTATCTCCACTTACTGGTTTAAAGAAAAATAAGAAAACAGGCGGAAAGCGTAGAGAACGCACAAAACGCAGTGGTGGTCGTAAAAGATCATAA
- the rplV gene encoding 50S ribosomal protein L22, with protein MGVRKHNSAQALKESKKSLAFAKLNNCPTSPRKMRLVADIIRGENVNRALYILRYSKKEASVRLEKLLLSAIANWQNKNENADVEDANLFVKEVYVDSARQLKRLRPAPRGRAHRIRKRSNHVTLILGSRTEENQQ; from the coding sequence ATGGGAGTTAGAAAACATAACAGTGCTCAGGCATTAAAAGAATCTAAGAAAAGTTTAGCTTTTGCTAAGCTAAACAATTGTCCTACCTCTCCTCGTAAGATGAGACTCGTAGCGGACATTATTAGAGGCGAAAATGTCAACAGAGCATTATATATCTTAAGATATTCAAAGAAAGAAGCATCTGTAAGATTAGAAAAACTATTATTATCAGCAATTGCCAACTGGCAAAACAAAAATGAGAACGCTGATGTAGAAGATGCTAACTTATTTGTGAAAGAAGTGTATGTGGACAGCGCAAGACAACTAAAAAGATTGCGTCCAGCGCCACGAGGTAGAGCTCACAGAATTAGAAAGAGATCTAATCATGTGACTTTAATTTTAGGAAGTAGAACCGAAGAGAATCAGCAATAA
- the rpsS gene encoding 30S ribosomal protein S19, which produces MARSLKKGPYIHYKLEKKVQANIESGKKTVIKTWSRASMISPDFVGQTIAVHNGKQFIPVYVTENMVGHKLGEFSPTRTFRGHAGNAKNKGKK; this is translated from the coding sequence ATGGCACGTTCATTAAAAAAAGGACCCTATATTCACTATAAATTAGAGAAAAAAGTCCAAGCTAATATAGAAAGCGGAAAGAAAACTGTTATTAAAACTTGGTCTCGTGCATCTATGATATCGCCAGATTTTGTTGGTCAAACCATAGCTGTGCACAATGGAAAGCAATTTATACCAGTTTATGTTACAGAAAACATGGTTGGTCATAAGTTAGGTGAGTTTTCTCCTACTCGTACTTTCCGAGGTCACGCAGGTAACGCTAAAAATAAAGGTAAAAAGTAA
- the rplB gene encoding 50S ribosomal protein L2, translating to MSVRKLKPITPAQRFRIVNNYEEVTTNKPEKSLTKGKSKSGGRNNSGRMTMRFIGGGHKQKYRIIDFKRDKHEEAEVVSIEYDPNRTSFIALVQYADGEKRYVIAQNGLKVGDKITSGERVETEVGNAMKLKNIPLGTVISCIELRPGQGAIIARSAGSYAQLVAREGKFATIKMPSGEVRLILVECMATVGAVSNSDHQLIVSGKAGRSRWLGRRPRTRSMVMNPVDHPMGGGEGRATGGIPRNKNGIPAKGYKTRSKKKASNKYIIQRRKK from the coding sequence ATGTCAGTAAGAAAATTAAAACCAATAACACCAGCGCAAAGATTTCGTATCGTAAACAATTACGAGGAGGTTACTACAAATAAGCCAGAGAAATCTTTGACTAAAGGTAAGAGCAAATCCGGAGGTAGAAATAACTCTGGTCGTATGACAATGCGTTTTATCGGTGGTGGTCATAAACAAAAATACCGTATCATCGATTTTAAAAGAGATAAACACGAAGAAGCTGAAGTAGTTTCTATCGAGTATGATCCAAATAGAACATCTTTCATCGCTCTAGTACAATATGCAGACGGTGAAAAAAGATATGTTATTGCACAAAACGGATTGAAAGTTGGTGATAAAATCACTAGCGGCGAGCGTGTTGAGACAGAAGTAGGAAATGCAATGAAATTGAAAAACATACCATTAGGTACTGTGATTTCTTGTATTGAATTAAGACCAGGTCAAGGAGCAATTATTGCGAGAAGTGCTGGTTCTTATGCGCAATTAGTAGCAAGAGAAGGTAAATTTGCTACTATTAAGATGCCTTCTGGAGAGGTGAGATTAATCCTTGTAGAATGTATGGCGACTGTAGGTGCTGTTTCTAACTCAGACCATCAATTGATTGTAAGTGGTAAAGCAGGTAGAAGCAGATGGTTAGGTAGAAGACCTAGAACTCGTTCTATGGTTATGAACCCGGTAGATCACCCAATGGGTGGTGGTGAAGGACGTGCTACTGGTGGTATTCCAAGAAACAAAAATGGAATTCCAGCTAAAGGTTATAAAACACGTTCTAAGAAAAAAGCATCTAATAAGTATATCATTCAAAGAAGAAAGAAATAA
- the rplW gene encoding 50S ribosomal protein L23: MSIILKPVITEKATNDSELNNRYAFLVNTKSNKIEIKKAIQELYNVEVVSVKTMIYAPKIKTRYTKSGLQVGATNKLKKAIIEVAEGQEIDLYGNI, from the coding sequence ATGAGTATAATTTTAAAGCCGGTAATTACCGAAAAAGCTACAAACGATTCAGAGTTAAATAATCGTTATGCTTTCTTAGTAAATACTAAATCAAACAAGATTGAAATTAAGAAAGCGATACAAGAACTATATAATGTAGAAGTAGTTTCTGTAAAGACTATGATCTATGCGCCGAAAATTAAAACAAGATATACTAAGTCTGGTTTGCAAGTAGGTGCTACTAATAAATTGAAAAAAGCTATCATTGAAGTAGCTGAAGGACAGGAAATCGATTTATACGGTAACATTTAA
- the rplD gene encoding 50S ribosomal protein L4, whose amino-acid sequence MEVVVLDKLGKETAKKIQLDDAIFGIEPSEHTVYLDIKQHLANKRQGTHKAKERSEVAGSTRKIKRQKGTGGARAGDIKNPLFKGGGRVFGPRPRNYGFKLNRSQKRVAKKSVLSQKVLDNALKVVEDINFEAPKTKNFNELLSNLSLSNKKSLFVLGEPNKFVYLSSRNLQNVKVVNFSELTTYDIVNAAELVLFESSVEKIQENLRK is encoded by the coding sequence ATGGAAGTAGTAGTATTAGACAAATTAGGCAAAGAGACAGCTAAGAAGATTCAGCTAGATGATGCAATCTTCGGTATTGAGCCGAGCGAGCACACTGTTTACTTAGACATTAAACAACATCTTGCAAATAAAAGACAAGGAACTCATAAGGCTAAAGAAAGAAGCGAAGTTGCTGGAAGTACCAGAAAAATTAAAAGACAAAAAGGTACAGGTGGCGCAAGAGCTGGTGATATCAAAAACCCATTATTCAAAGGAGGAGGGAGAGTATTTGGTCCAAGACCTAGAAATTATGGTTTTAAATTAAACAGATCTCAAAAGAGAGTCGCTAAAAAATCGGTACTTAGCCAAAAAGTTCTTGACAATGCTCTGAAAGTTGTAGAAGATATCAACTTTGAAGCACCAAAAACTAAAAACTTTAACGAATTGTTGAGCAATCTATCTCTGTCAAATAAAAAATCTTTATTTGTCTTGGGAGAACCAAATAAATTCGTATATTTGTCGTCCCGAAATTTACAAAATGTTAAAGTTGTAAACTTTTCAGAATTAACAACTTACGACATTGTGAATGCCGCGGAATTAGTTTTGTTTGAAAGTTCAGTAGAAAAAATTCAAGAAAATTTAAGAAAGTAA